The proteins below come from a single Deltaproteobacteria bacterium genomic window:
- a CDS encoding universal stress protein, with protein MKEIKNILVPIDLSDILSPCVTYGLELARRFGARLHLLYAVHEPGEASGFSTPHVAMDRVHEEAKRRADRQLRLYAASNLGDFSDFVTAVRIGSPHSVINQYADKEGIDLIVMGVKRRGRLAQALSQKTTNRVLESSAKPVLRLVISS; from the coding sequence TTGAAAGAGATCAAGAACATACTGGTTCCCATCGACCTTTCGGACATATTGAGCCCCTGTGTGACTTACGGTCTGGAACTGGCACGGAGATTCGGCGCGAGGCTCCACCTGCTCTATGCAGTCCACGAGCCTGGAGAGGCCTCAGGCTTTTCCACGCCCCACGTGGCCATGGATAGGGTTCATGAAGAGGCCAAGAGACGTGCAGACAGGCAGCTTCGCCTTTACGCCGCCTCAAACCTGGGAGATTTCTCGGACTTCGTAACAGCCGTGAGAATCGGTTCTCCCCACTCTGTCATCAACCAGTACGCCGACAAGGAGGGCATCGATCTCATCGTCATGGGGGTGAAACGCAGGGGAAGGCTCGCCCAGGCCCTCTCCCAAAAGACCACCAACAGGGTCCTGGAGAGCTCGGCCAAGCCCGTCCTCCGTCTGGTCATCTCAAGTTGA
- a CDS encoding DUF89 family protein gives MKLHRDCISCLARILDQVSRNLGRDAALNDEVKRRGLAVLHEAFRPDKCPPWLATRLLEEVARLTGDSDPYEDIRQKEMAAAEEIFKRVRPLYGDDFRSCVELAVLGNNLDFFRDVRDLEATLVKEQGRHLSFAVDHIERTRALLCSPANGTVLFLADNAGEVFFDIPLLEKITSLGVRVVYGVKKNPFINDLTWADLERNGLLPQIPGALSTGTGALLDLPSLSAVFRKELEGCDLVFSKGQANYECLGELPLKKKVFYLLKAKCRPISEALGVPLGSYVALLHDGSEPEGST, from the coding sequence GTGAAACTCCATAGAGACTGCATTTCCTGTCTGGCCAGGATACTCGATCAGGTTTCGAGAAACCTCGGCCGGGATGCTGCTTTGAATGACGAAGTGAAGCGCCGTGGGCTAGCCGTGCTCCATGAAGCCTTTCGCCCGGACAAGTGCCCGCCGTGGCTCGCCACGCGTCTACTTGAGGAGGTTGCTCGCCTGACGGGCGACTCAGATCCCTATGAGGATATCAGACAGAAGGAGATGGCAGCGGCAGAGGAGATTTTCAAGAGAGTCAGGCCCTTGTACGGGGATGATTTCAGATCCTGTGTTGAACTGGCCGTGTTGGGCAATAACCTCGATTTTTTTCGTGATGTCCGGGACCTCGAGGCCACACTGGTCAAAGAGCAGGGCAGGCACCTGAGCTTTGCCGTCGACCATATCGAGAGGACCAGAGCTCTGCTCTGCTCGCCGGCAAATGGAACCGTCCTCTTTCTCGCGGATAACGCTGGAGAGGTGTTCTTCGATATTCCTCTGCTGGAAAAAATCACCTCTCTCGGAGTGAGAGTCGTTTACGGGGTGAAAAAGAACCCCTTTATCAATGATCTGACCTGGGCTGACCTCGAAAGAAACGGTTTGCTGCCACAAATTCCCGGTGCCCTGTCGACCGGCACAGGGGCCCTGTTGGATCTGCCTTCACTTTCGGCGGTCTTCCGTAAAGAACTCGAGGGATGTGATCTGGTCTTTTCAAAAGGCCAGGCCAATTACGAATGTCTGGGCGAGCTTCCTCTCAAGAAGAAGGTCTTCTATCTTCTAAAAGCCAAATGCCGTCCCATAAGTGAAGCACTCGGTGTTCCTCTGGGCAGCTATGTTGCACTGCTGCATGATGGGAGTGAGCCGGAGGGCTCAACTTGA
- a CDS encoding xylulose kinase: MEDRNLIGVDVGTTSTRAGIVSLSGALLGVESEPSKLISRAKDHMEQDPDEMVSSVVKTIKRVLERSGVRPETILGIGFDGQMAGILGIDRDFRPVTPYDSWLDTRCAPYVQLMAERAGDEILASTGCYPSINHGPKMLWWKEEHPDVFEKIFKFIQPSAYVAGRLAGLSGEGAFIDYTYLHFSGFARTDRAEWNTDLTGVFSFPVEKLPRIVSPTKQIGTVSGEFARQTGLLEGTPIIAGCGDTIASMTGAGVIEPGQAFDVAGTASVFSICVDSFRPDTLSRTLMTSRSAFSGIYYAYAYINGGGMCLDWFRENFQGQEEDLETLNRQAEEVPAGSEGLFFLPHLAGRACPGAPEYRGFWQGFGFSHKKAHFYRSILEGIAYEYATYLNQVARLYPELKVVTVRGVGGGSRSPVWNQIKSSVLNLPYQNLRTSECGVIGSAFLAGLGVGAISSPGDAIRRFVVADEDWRPNAAQTAVYQEMIPIYSELLTGAEPICRLIHRSAVPGK, encoded by the coding sequence ATGGAAGACCGAAATCTGATCGGGGTTGATGTTGGCACGACCTCTACCAGGGCCGGCATTGTTAGCCTATCCGGCGCTCTGCTCGGTGTTGAGAGTGAGCCTTCAAAGCTCATATCGCGCGCCAAAGACCACATGGAACAGGACCCGGATGAGATGGTCTCCTCTGTCGTGAAGACCATCAAAAGGGTGCTCGAGAGAAGCGGAGTGAGACCTGAAACCATACTTGGAATCGGCTTTGACGGCCAGATGGCAGGGATTTTGGGCATCGATCGAGACTTCCGTCCGGTCACGCCCTATGATTCCTGGCTGGACACGAGGTGCGCCCCTTACGTCCAGTTGATGGCCGAGCGGGCCGGCGATGAGATATTGGCCAGTACGGGTTGCTATCCGAGCATCAATCACGGCCCCAAGATGTTGTGGTGGAAAGAGGAGCATCCCGACGTGTTCGAGAAGATCTTTAAGTTCATCCAGCCGTCGGCTTATGTCGCGGGGCGGCTTGCGGGTCTGAGCGGAGAGGGCGCATTTATCGATTACACCTACCTGCATTTCTCGGGATTTGCGCGAACGGACAGGGCCGAGTGGAATACCGATCTGACGGGTGTCTTCTCCTTCCCCGTGGAGAAACTCCCGCGGATTGTATCCCCCACGAAACAGATCGGAACTGTGTCCGGGGAGTTTGCACGCCAAACCGGACTTCTGGAAGGCACTCCTATCATCGCCGGATGCGGAGACACCATCGCGAGTATGACAGGGGCCGGAGTCATCGAGCCCGGCCAGGCGTTTGACGTGGCCGGGACGGCCTCGGTCTTTTCCATCTGCGTAGACTCGTTCAGGCCTGATACCCTAAGCCGCACGCTGATGACATCACGATCCGCGTTCTCGGGCATCTACTACGCATATGCGTACATCAACGGGGGCGGCATGTGCCTCGACTGGTTCAGGGAGAATTTCCAGGGCCAGGAAGAAGATCTCGAAACCCTCAACCGGCAGGCCGAAGAGGTCCCTGCGGGATCTGAGGGTCTATTCTTTCTCCCTCATCTGGCGGGCAGGGCTTGCCCCGGGGCGCCGGAGTACCGGGGGTTCTGGCAGGGTTTTGGCTTTTCTCACAAAAAGGCCCACTTCTACCGTTCGATCCTGGAAGGGATTGCCTACGAGTATGCCACCTATCTCAACCAGGTGGCAAGACTCTACCCGGAGTTGAAGGTGGTCACCGTACGGGGCGTGGGAGGTGGAAGCCGGAGTCCTGTGTGGAACCAGATCAAGAGCAGTGTGTTGAATCTCCCCTATCAGAACCTGAGGACTTCAGAATGCGGGGTCATTGGTTCGGCCTTTCTAGCAGGACTGGGTGTTGGGGCCATCTCGAGTCCTGGTGACGCAATCAGGCGTTTTGTAGTCGCAGACGAGGATTGGAGGCCGAACGCGGCGCAGACCGCGGTCTATCAGGAGATGATACCGATCTACTCGGAACTCCTTACGGGTGCCGAGCCCATCTGCAGGCTGATCCATCGGTCGGCCGTTCCCGGCAAATAG
- a CDS encoding zinc-dependent dehydrogenase — protein sequence MLAATYTQGGKLRLEDIPVPEIGEDEILVRVRASSICGTDLRILRHGHHKLKPGQKIVLGHEFSGTIEAVGKRVKNYHVGERVGVAPNIGCGHCDQCIKGRANMCPDYSAFGINLDGSHAEFVKIPGPAVSQGNVMVLPDGVPFEQAALNEPLSCVINGVTACRIALGDAVLILGAGPIGLLHLMLVRLTGAGVVMVSDLIDEKLGKARQLGADHVMNPQVRDLKEAVLDLTRGQGADVIITACPVHSVQEESVELAARFGRICFFGGLPPERPKITVNSNLIHYRNLIVTGVSGGSNSDYRTGLKLLASRRVDLMRVVSAEYPLSRADEAFEEALSGNAMKIVLKPHG from the coding sequence ATGCTAGCTGCAACATACACTCAAGGCGGGAAGCTCCGGTTAGAGGATATCCCCGTTCCCGAGATCGGAGAAGACGAAATACTGGTAAGAGTCCGGGCGTCCAGCATCTGTGGTACGGATCTCAGGATTCTACGGCATGGCCATCACAAGCTCAAACCAGGACAGAAGATCGTTCTAGGCCATGAGTTTTCCGGGACGATTGAGGCTGTGGGCAAACGGGTCAAGAACTATCATGTTGGTGAGAGGGTCGGGGTAGCCCCGAACATCGGGTGCGGCCACTGCGACCAGTGCATCAAGGGGCGCGCCAACATGTGCCCGGATTATTCGGCCTTTGGCATCAACCTGGACGGTTCCCATGCCGAGTTCGTCAAGATACCGGGCCCTGCGGTTTCTCAGGGAAATGTGATGGTTCTGCCCGACGGGGTTCCCTTCGAGCAAGCCGCCTTGAACGAACCCCTCTCGTGTGTCATCAACGGCGTCACGGCCTGCCGGATCGCCCTGGGGGATGCGGTCTTGATTCTTGGGGCGGGTCCCATCGGGCTTCTTCACCTCATGCTGGTCAGGCTTACCGGTGCCGGTGTCGTGATGGTTTCGGATTTGATCGATGAGAAGCTTGGGAAGGCAAGGCAACTGGGAGCCGACCATGTGATGAATCCGCAGGTGCGCGACCTCAAGGAGGCCGTCTTAGACCTGACACGTGGACAGGGGGCGGACGTTATTATCACGGCTTGTCCGGTCCATTCGGTCCAGGAGGAGTCTGTCGAATTGGCTGCCCGTTTCGGGCGGATCTGTTTTTTTGGAGGGCTCCCCCCTGAGCGGCCCAAGATCACCGTCAACTCCAATCTCATCCACTATCGGAACCTGATTGTTACCGGAGTAAGCGGAGGCTCCAATTCCGACTACAGAACCGGGCTGAAACTCCTGGCTTCAAGAAGGGTCGACCTGATGAGGGTCGTCTCGGCAGAGTACCCCCTTTCCAGGGCCGATGAGGCTTTTGAGGAGGCCCTGAGTGGAAATGCAATGAAAATAGTTCTGAAACCCCACGGATGA